A genomic region of Ornithorhynchus anatinus isolate Pmale09 chromosome 7, mOrnAna1.pri.v4, whole genome shotgun sequence contains the following coding sequences:
- the SRSF3 gene encoding serine/arginine-rich splicing factor 3, protein MHRDSCPLDCKVYVGNLGNNGNKTELERAFGYYGPLRSVWVARNPPGFAFVEFEDPRDAADAVRELDGRTLCGCRVRVELSNGEKRSRNRGPPPSWGRRPRDDYRRRSPPPRRRSPRRRSFSRSRSRSLSRDRRRERSLSRERNHKPSRSFSRSRSRSRSNERK, encoded by the exons ATGCATCGTGATTCttgtccactggactgtaaggtctATGTAGGGAACCTTGGGAACAATGGGAACAAAACTGAATTGGAAAGAGCTTTTGGATATTATGGACCACTGCGCAGTGTATGGGTTGCTAGAAACCCCCCCGGCTTTGCTTTTGTTGAGTTTGAGGACCCACGAGATGCAGCGGATGCTGTGAGAGAACTAGATGGAAG AACATTATGTGGGTGTCGCGTCCGGGTGGAACTCTCAAATGGAGAAAAAAGAAGTCGTAATCGAGGCCCACCACCTTCCTGGGGTCGTCGTCCTCGAGATGACTATCGCCGGAGGAGTCCTCCGCCTCGCCGCAG ATCGCCACGAAGAAGAAGCTTCTCTCGCAGCCGCAGCAG gtccCTTTCTAGagacaggagaagagaaagatcACTGTCCCGGGAGAGAAATCACAAGCCTTCCCGGTCCTTTTCCAGGTCTCGTAG tCGCTCTAGGTCAAATGAAAGGAAATAG